A stretch of the Balearica regulorum gibbericeps isolate bBalReg1 chromosome 25, bBalReg1.pri, whole genome shotgun sequence genome encodes the following:
- the LOC104638573 gene encoding interleukin-20 — MKGSHVFLCLFSVSCCLNLMPTAGNKIFHFGPCRISMSVTEIRSGFTAIKANIQARDPVRTLSILSYPHSLHKVKSSDRCCITHHLFNFYVDKVFKHCKTEDSYVNRKISSIANSFLSVKRKLGQCHEQNKCICGQESTEKFNQILANYEGLNVTSAAIKSLGELDILLDWIEKSR, encoded by the exons ATGAAGGGATCCCATGTGttcctctgcctcttctccGTGTCGTGCTGCTTGAATTTGATGCCGACAGCTGGGAACAAAATCTTCCACTTTGGACCCTGCAGGATTTCAATGAGCGTGACTGAGATTAGGTCTGGTTTCACTGCAATTAAAGCCAACATC CAAGCCAGAGACCCCGTCAGGACCCTGAGCATCTTGTCGTACCCGCACTCTCTGCACAAGGTTAAG TCTTCAGATAGATGCTGCATCACCCATCACCTCTTCAACTTCTACGTGGACAAAGTCTTCAAACACTGCAAGACCGAGGACTCATACGTCAACCGAAAAATCAGCAGCATAGCCAACTCCTTCCTCAGCGTGAAGAGGAAACTCGGGCAGTGT CACGAGCAAAATAAGTGCATCTGTGGACAGGAATCCACTGAGAAATTTAATCAAATACTTGCAAACTATGAAGGG CTGAATGTCACATCTGCAGCAATTAAATCCCTGGGTGAGCTGGACATCCTACTAGACTGGATTGAGAAATCTCGTTAG
- the LOC104638572 gene encoding polymeric immunoglobulin receptor-like: MTLLAFIFLLTFLSAESASSRYLPKAAISSPVFGPRQVYGLLNGSVTVKCFYPPTKVNRHDRKYWCRESSTSCITVVSTSGYVAPGYQGRVSITDYPVAQNFQINISNLAMADTGTYQCGIGINGRGLSHKVSLDVSQGPHVPEGAELFYVKLHSTLTMSCGFGEDTVSMRKFLCKMYKNGCYNIIDSYGKVDEDYTGRVLLSNEEPPGSFSIVITQMSWEDSGLYLCGVGSYGEHGETKELDVHVYEETNVPQGKPTIIGVKGSSVTFVCNYETLKKSSVKYWCKWRENGCARIIDNTGYVSALYEGRVAMYDSPDNKTITIILNQLKDSDKGYYWCMTDEEKEQQSSTELKIIDGEPGLKGKKEVEAQVGSQVDLTCSYPCKYYSYQKYWCKWSSTSCTPMPASDQRHPGPDVTCDTDNKTVILSFDSVTKEDQGWYWCGVKHNGLFGESMAVYLQVTGGSDAGRSLELLNVDAPSHAEPPSHAEPPSHADSGFNPQGRASSDAGVRSAAASESSQTHGSKTLTSVVVSTCAVLLILATAFAIFKYRQLKRSDLVSVGSYRTNISMSDFESVKEYGASNNACVKESQETQIGGDEFVTTAAPQESAAEIKAAKRSSKEDADLAYSTFLLTSSSIAQGSSGGDSAAPDVSSPNWEGQI, encoded by the exons ATGACTCTACTAGCGTTCATCTTCCTGCTTACCTTCCTCTCAGCTGAATCTGCAAGCAGCAGATACCTCCCCAAGGCAGCAA ttTCAAGCCCTGTGTTCGGACCACGGCAGGTATACGGTCTGCTCAATGGGTCAGTCACCGTGAAATGCTTCTACCCTCCCACCAAAGTCAACAGACATGACAGAAAGTATTGGTGCAGGGAATCATCCACGAGCTGCATAACCGTTGTGTCCACCAGTGGCTATGTTGCTCCAGGCTACCAAGGCAGAGTCTCCATCACTGACTACCCAGTGGCACAGAACTTCCAGATTAACATCTCCAACCTGGCAATGGCAGATACAGGCACCTACCAGTGCGGCATTGGTATCAATGGCAGAGGGCTCTCCCACAAAGTCAGTCTGGATGTTTCTCAAG GTCCACACGTACCCGAGGGAGCTGAGCTCTTCTACGTGAAGCTGCACAGCACTTTGACCATGTCCTGCGGCTTCGGGGAGGACACTGTGAGCATGAGGAAATTCTTGTGCAAGATGTATAAAAACGGCTGCTATAACATCATCGATAGCTATGGGAAGGTTGATGAGGATTACACAGGGCGAGTTCTGCTGAGCAACGAGGAGCCTCCAGGCTCATTCAGCATCGTGATAACTCAGATGAGCTGGGAAGACTCGGGCTTGTACCTGTGTGGGGTCGGCTCCTACGGGGAGCACGGAGAAACGAAGGAACTGGACGTGCATGTCTATGAGG AGACAAATGTTCCTCAAGGAAAGCCCACAATAATTGGAGTAAAAGGAAGTTCAGTAACTTTTGTATGTAACTATGAGACTCTAAAAAAGTCCTCAGTGAAGTACTGGTGCAAGTGGAGAGAGAACGGGTGTGCTCGGATCATAGACAACACAGGGTATGTGTCGGCCTTGTATGAAGGAAGAGTGGCCATGTACGACAGCCCAGATAACAAGACGATCACCATCATCCTGAACCAGCTGAAGGACAGTGACAAAGGCTATTACTGGTGCATGACAGACGAGGAGAAGGAACAGCAATCATCAACCGAGCTGAAGATCATAGACG GAGAGCCTGGactgaagggaaagaaggaagtgGAGGCACAAGTGGGTTCACAGGTCGATTTAACTTGCTCTTACCCGTGCAAGTACTACTCCTACCAGAAGTACTGGTGCAAGTggagcagcaccagctgcaCCCCCATGCCTGCTTCCGACCAAAGGCATCCGGGGCCAGACGTTACCTGTGACACTGACAACAAGACAGTTATCCTCAGCTTTGACTCGGTGACAAAGGAAGACCAAGGGTGGTACTGGTGTGGAGTGAAGCACAATGGCCTCTTCGGGGAAAGCATGGCAGTGTATCTGCAGGTGACTGGAG GGAGCGATGCCGGCCGCAGCCTAGAGCTCCTGAACGTTGATGCCCCCAGCCATGCTGAGCCCCCCAGCCACGCCGAGCCCCCCAGCCACGCCGACAGTGGCTTCAATCCCCAAGGAAGAGCCTCTAGTGATGCTGGGGTGCGAAGCGCAGCTGCTTCCGAAAG CTCTCAAACCCATGGCTCCAAAACACTCACTTCAGTCGTGGTCTCTACTTGTGCCGTGCTCCTGATCCTCGCAACAGCTTTCgccatttttaaatacaggcaGTTGAAGAGATCTG ACCTGGTGTCCGTCGGGAGCTACAGGACAAACATCAGCATGTCAGACTTCGAAAGCGTGAAGGAGTACGGCGCAAGCAATAACGCCTGCGTGAAAGAGAGCCAGGAGACTCAGATAGGAGGGGACG agTTCGTCACCACCGCAGCCCCCCAAGAAAGCGCTGCCGAGATAAAGGCGGCAAAAAGG AGCTCCAAGGAGGATGCTGACCTCGCCTACTCCACCTTCCTCCTCACCTCCAGCAGCATCGCGCAGGGCAGCTCCGGAGGGGACAGCGCTGCCCCGGACGTGTCCTCCCCGAACTGGGAGGGCCAGATCTGA
- the LOC104638570 gene encoding polymeric immunoglobulin receptor-like codes for MAVLFLLAALLQEPVSSTLYGSRFLTGEVGGSVTHQCFYSIMPANKHDRKYWCKLAASGICYTIISTTGYTSKNHAGRVSLEDIPQHGTFRVTMTGLKKSDTGTYRCGIGTTNRDLYVSLNLTVSADAGALGPTELIRGELRGSVTILCPPGDTQGGEKRFWCKLGRTSCALIADTDGYVGRSYQGRIFITPQDSSGAFKILINDLKKEDSGLYRCGTGRLSSQDSPRVVALQVTAASALPKRPKFLSGTVGGSLSVKCHYDPKGNYEQKYLCRWKEARCSLLVDADGFVHESYEGRIQIASSDQENGTYTVVMSHLREEDAGWYWCGAKNGHAEHTSSVKLLIQKEACSSQDPEKSTLVKPTLSSSLTTYSTPTQRSITGLTYATGTITETTSTLLPAAPPSTFVTSPGEVYRESSSHESRLLPVVLPALILLIFITIAILALTKIKLQKETGEERNAVGNLEAVPIRAGLNPVKQQTMEETPSPEKTHECRTDSGKCTWVFSGTGTASVVSLGRRG; via the exons ATGGCAGTTCTCTTTCTCTTAGCAGCTTTGCTGCAAG aGCCAGTCTCAAGTACCTTGTACGGATCCAGGTTTTTGACAGGTGAGGTTGGAGGATCAGTCACCCATCAGTGCTTCTACTCCATCATGCCAGCCAACAAACACGACCGAAAATATTGGTGCAAATTAGCAGCAAGTGGAATTTGCTACACCATCATTTCTACAACCGGCTACACCTCAAAGAACCACGCGGGGCGAGTGTCTCTCGAGGACATCCCCCAGCACGGCACCTTCAGAGTGACGATGACAGGACTGAAGAAGAGCGACACGGGGACCTACCGATGTGGCATTGGCACCACCAACAGGGACCTGTACGTCAGCCTGAACCTGACGGTTTCGGCAG ATGCTGGTGCGTTGGGACCAACCGAGCTCATCCGAGGGGAGCTCCGTGGCTCTGTCACTATCCTCTGCCCACCCGGGGACACCCAAGGTGGCGAGAAGAGGTTCTGGTGCAAACTGGGGAGAACCAGCTGCGCTCTCATAGCCGACACCGATGGCTACGTGGGAAGGAGTTACCAAGGACGAATCTTTATCACTCCTCAGGACAGCTCTGGAGCTTTCAAAATCTTAATAAATGacttaaaaaaggaagactcgGGGCTGTACAGGTGCGGGACAGGAAGGCTTAGCAGTCAGGACAGCCCGCGGGTGGTGGCTCTGCAGGTGACCGCAG CCTCCGCCCTTCCCAAGAGACCAAAGTTTCTGAGCGGCACAGTCGGAGGCTCGCTGTCCGTGAAGTGCCACTATGATCCCAAGGGGAACTACGAGCAGAAGTATCTGTGCCGGTGGAAGGAAGCTCGCTGCTCACTGCTCGTGGATGCGGACGGGTTTGTGCACGAGTCCTATGAAGGGCGAATACAAATAGCCAGCAGCGACCAGGAAAATGGGACTTACACGGTGGTGATGAGCCACCTGAGAGAGGAGGATGCAGGATGGTACTGGTGCGGGGCCAAAAACGGGCACGCAGAGCACACGTCCTCTGTGAAGCTGCTCATCCAGAAGG aaGCCTGCTCTTCGCAAGACCCAGAAAAATCCACTCTTGTGAAACCCACTTTATCATCAAGTCTGACCACCTACAGCACGCCCACGCAGAGGAGCATCACGGGTCTGACGTACGCGACGGGCACCATCACCGAGACGACCAGCACcctgctgcccgctgccccccccagcacctttGTGACCTCCCCAGGCGAAGTCTATCGCGAGAG CTCATCACATGAATCACGCCTGCTCCCAGTTGTGTTACCGGCTCtcattttgctgattttcatCACTATCGCTATTCTTGCCCTGACCAAAATAAAGCTTCAAAAGGAGACGG gagaagaaaggaatgcCGTAGGAAACCTGGAAGCAGTGCCGATTCGGGCTGGTCTGAACCCTGTAAAACAGCAAACGATGGAGGAAACCCCGAGTCCGGAAAAAACGCACGAATGCAGGACAGACTCTGGCAAATGTACGTGGGTGTTTTCTGGAACTGGCACTGCAAGTGTCGTCTCCCTTGGTAGAAGAGGataa